A single genomic interval of Antechinus flavipes isolate AdamAnt ecotype Samford, QLD, Australia chromosome 1, AdamAnt_v2, whole genome shotgun sequence harbors:
- the LOC127545163 gene encoding AN1-type zinc finger protein 5-like isoform X2: MAQETNQTQVPLLCTTGCGFYGNPRTNGMCSVCYKDFLQRQQNSGRLSPPASSPSPAVLETFPAACAEEADPTPDDGLVRPSSQTPVTHQMTAMSISKEDAHSQADEAISTAPSSGSLLETSQSSSEEEKSSEKPKPRKNRCFACRKKVGLTGFDCRCGNLFCAMHRYSEKHSCPFDYKAEAAEKIRKENPIIVAEKIRKL; the protein is encoded by the exons ATGGCCCAGGAGACCAACCAGACGCAGGTGCCCCTCCTATGCACCACAGGCTGTGGCTTCTATGGAAACCCTCGAACCAACGGCATGTGCTCTGTCTGCTATAAGGATTTCCTCCAGCGGCAACAGAATAGTGGGCGACTAAGTCCCCCAG CCAGCAGCCCCAGTCCTGCTGTCCTGGAGACTTTCCCTGCAGCCTGTGCGGAGGAGGCGGACCCTACCCCTGATGATGGCCTAGTCAG ACCGAGCTCTCAGACTCCTGTGACCCACCAGATGACGGCCATGAGCATATCGAAGGAGGACGCCCACAGCCAGGCAGACGAGGCCATCTCCACGGCTCCCTCCTCAG GTTCTCTTCTTGAGACATCTCAGAGCTCCTCTGAGGAAGAGAAGTCATCCGAGAAACCCAAACCGAGAAAGAACCGCTGCTTTGCTTGTCGGAAGAAAGTGGGTCTGACAG GCTTCGACTGCCGCTGTGGAAATCTCTTTTGTGCCATGCACCGGTACTCAGAAAAGCACAGCTGTCCCTTCGACTACAAGGCCGAGGCCGCCGAGAAGATCCGCAAGGAGAACCCCATCATCGTGGCTGAGAAGATTCGGAAGTTGTGA
- the LOC127545163 gene encoding AN1-type zinc finger protein 5-like isoform X1 codes for MAQETNQTQVPLLCTTGCGFYGNPRTNGMCSVCYKDFLQRQQNSGRLSPPVASSPSPAVLETFPAACAEEADPTPDDGLVRPSSQTPVTHQMTAMSISKEDAHSQADEAISTAPSSGSLLETSQSSSEEEKSSEKPKPRKNRCFACRKKVGLTGFDCRCGNLFCAMHRYSEKHSCPFDYKAEAAEKIRKENPIIVAEKIRKL; via the exons ATGGCCCAGGAGACCAACCAGACGCAGGTGCCCCTCCTATGCACCACAGGCTGTGGCTTCTATGGAAACCCTCGAACCAACGGCATGTGCTCTGTCTGCTATAAGGATTTCCTCCAGCGGCAACAGAATAGTGGGCGACTAAGTCCCCCAG TAGCCAGCAGCCCCAGTCCTGCTGTCCTGGAGACTTTCCCTGCAGCCTGTGCGGAGGAGGCGGACCCTACCCCTGATGATGGCCTAGTCAG ACCGAGCTCTCAGACTCCTGTGACCCACCAGATGACGGCCATGAGCATATCGAAGGAGGACGCCCACAGCCAGGCAGACGAGGCCATCTCCACGGCTCCCTCCTCAG GTTCTCTTCTTGAGACATCTCAGAGCTCCTCTGAGGAAGAGAAGTCATCCGAGAAACCCAAACCGAGAAAGAACCGCTGCTTTGCTTGTCGGAAGAAAGTGGGTCTGACAG GCTTCGACTGCCGCTGTGGAAATCTCTTTTGTGCCATGCACCGGTACTCAGAAAAGCACAGCTGTCCCTTCGACTACAAGGCCGAGGCCGCCGAGAAGATCCGCAAGGAGAACCCCATCATCGTGGCTGAGAAGATTCGGAAGTTGTGA